The nucleotide sequence CAGCAGCATGATAGGCACCAGATTTCCAATATGAAGCGAATCGGCAGTAGGATCGAAGCCCACATAAGCAGACCTCATCGCTGCCATAAGGTGTTCTTCGGTTTCGGGCATGACGTCGTGGATCATTCCGCGCCAAGTGAGTTCTTCTACAAAATTTTTAAGTTTCAAGCTTCCGGATTTATAAGATTTGGGGCAAAGATAGGCGGATGTGTGAAAAGATAAAAGATTAAAAGCCTATTTTCGCGATATGATTTTAGTCACAGGAGGCACCGGTCTGGTAGGTTCGCATTTGTTGTACTTTCTTCTGAAAGACGGTAATGCGGTTCGAGCAGTACATCGAAGTTCGAGCGATCTTCAGTTGGTAAAAAAAGTGTTTTCCTATTATTCCGAAGAGCCTGAAACCTTATTCAAGCAAATTGAGTGGATTGAAGCCGATATAACCGATATTCCCGCACTTTTAGATGCATTTCATGGCGTCACACATGTGTATCATGCTGCAGCTTATATCAGTTTTAATCCGAAGCACTATTACAAACTAAAAAAAGCCAATATTGAAGGTACCGCCAATATTGTAAATCTGTGTTTGGCGAATCAGATTCAAAAACTGTGTTATGTGAGTTCGGTGGCAACATTAGGTAAATCGTTGAACAACCAGTTGATCGATGAAGAAACAGCCTGGAATCCCGAAGAGAAAAACAGTGTGTATGCCATCACCAAATACGGAGCTGAAATGGAGGTTTGGCGGGGGACGCAAGAAGGTTTGGATGCAGTGATCGTAAACCCCGGAGTCATTCTGGGCTCGGGCGATTGGAATTCGGGAAGTGGCATCATAATTAAACTGGGGGCACGAGGAATTCCCTTTTACACCGGTGGGGGGATTGGACTTGTAGATGTGCAGGATGTGGTGCGTGCGATGATAGATCTCATGATTTCAGGAATAACAAACGAAAAATTTGTACTGGTTGGTCACAATGTCACCTATAAGGACCTTTTAACATCCCTTTCGAGGAAACTAAGTGCAAAACCTCCTAAAAAAAAGCTTCCAAGATTTATTCTGAACATTTTCGCCTCGGTAGATTGGTTTTTTTCAAAACTCTTGGGTACAAAAAGAAAATTATTGAAGGCTACGGTAAAGTCCTTGTATAAAAATTCTTTTTACGACAGTTCGAAAATTAAGGAGCGGCTAAATTTTAGCTTTACACCTTTGGAAGAAACTTTAAACAGAGTTGTTGAAAATTACCGTAAAGAATCCTGATCGATCTCAGATTCTACAGGGTCTGTTAACTGAGGAGAAGGAGGCAGTGAATCGACTTCTTCCTCTTTAAATTCGGTCACTCTTTTATCGGTAAGGCTGTCTGCTTTTTCCTTTAAGATTTCCAACCGTTGTTGCACTTGTTGAAAGATGCTGCTGTACGTGTTAAGGTTTGAAGTATACCATGCATTGCTTCTGGCAAACTGAAGGCTGTCTATGTTGTACTTTTTATAAATAGCCGAATCGAGTTTTATTCCCTGTTCTCTTATAGCGCGATTATTTACACTTCTTGCAGCATTTGCGATGTAAACATCGGTGAGAATATTTACCATTTCATCCTTGGAGATAAGATTGTCCGGCTTTTCGGGACGATCTACATCCTGACAGCTCCAAAACGCCACACAAGCAAGCAGAAATAGTGCTATTTTATTCATCGGTTAAAAGTTAAGCGCTCCCCCTTACTGCGGTTCGGGAATTTACCGTTTTCATAGGCAAGGACACCGTTTACAATGGTATGAGTCACTCGGTTTTTAAAGGTAATTCCTTCAAAGGGCGACCATCCGCATTTATAGGCAATATTTTCTTTTTTCACGGTCCACGGCGCCTTGGGGTCGATTAGTACCAGATCTGCCTTATATCCGTGTTTTATATAACCTCTGTCCTTGATCTGAAACAGTATGGCCGGATTATGAGCTGTTTTTTCGACGATCTTTTCCAGAGAAATTTTTCCTTGATCGTGCATTTCCATTAGTGCTTCCAGCGCATGTTGCACCAAGGGACCTCCCGAAGGGGCCTTTGTGTAGCTATTTTCCTTTTCTTCCAGCGTATGAGGCGCATGGTCTGTAGCGATCACATCTATTCTACCGTCATTTAGGGCTTTCCAAAGGCCGTCGCGATCTTTTTTCGACTTCACTGCAGGATTCCATTTAATCTTGGTGCCTCTGGTTTTGTAGTCCTCGTCGGTGAACCATAGATGATGTATACATACTTCGGAAGTAATTTTTTTCTCAGAAAGCGGTTTTTTATTATCGAAAAGATGTGTTTCCTTTTCGGTAGACAGATGAAAAACATGCAAACGTGCGCCCGTTTTCTTAGCTAGTTCTATGGCTTTTGAAGAAGACAGGTAGCAGGCTTCCTCGCTACGAATTACGGGATGAAGTTCGATAGGGATGTCCTCGCCGTATTGAGCGAGA is from Constantimarinum furrinae and encodes:
- a CDS encoding NAD-dependent epimerase/dehydratase family protein, translated to MILVTGGTGLVGSHLLYFLLKDGNAVRAVHRSSSDLQLVKKVFSYYSEEPETLFKQIEWIEADITDIPALLDAFHGVTHVYHAAAYISFNPKHYYKLKKANIEGTANIVNLCLANQIQKLCYVSSVATLGKSLNNQLIDEETAWNPEEKNSVYAITKYGAEMEVWRGTQEGLDAVIVNPGVILGSGDWNSGSGIIIKLGARGIPFYTGGGIGLVDVQDVVRAMIDLMISGITNEKFVLVGHNVTYKDLLTSLSRKLSAKPPKKKLPRFILNIFASVDWFFSKLLGTKRKLLKATVKSLYKNSFYDSSKIKERLNFSFTPLEETLNRVVENYRKES
- a CDS encoding DUF4296 domain-containing protein; this translates as MNKIALFLLACVAFWSCQDVDRPEKPDNLISKDEMVNILTDVYIANAARSVNNRAIREQGIKLDSAIYKKYNIDSLQFARSNAWYTSNLNTYSSIFQQVQQRLEILKEKADSLTDKRVTEFKEEEVDSLPPSPQLTDPVESEIDQDSLR
- a CDS encoding dihydroorotase; the protein is MKTILIKNANIVNEGEIRQGDVLVEGDRIAEISTSISVKSSDTKVIDADGQYLLPGMIDDQVHFREPGLTHKATIETESKAAVSGGITSFIEMPNTVPQATTIALLEEKFSIAEKTAWANYSFMFGGTNDNLEEILKVDETKVAGLKLFLGSSTGNMLVDNPKTLENIFSKTKLLISAHCEDEATIKKNMETYLAQYGEDIPIELHPVIRSEEACYLSSSKAIELAKKTGARLHVFHLSTEKETHLFDNKKPLSEKKITSEVCIHHLWFTDEDYKTRGTKIKWNPAVKSKKDRDGLWKALNDGRIDVIATDHAPHTLEEKENSYTKAPSGGPLVQHALEALMEMHDQGKISLEKIVEKTAHNPAILFQIKDRGYIKHGYKADLVLIDPKAPWTVKKENIAYKCGWSPFEGITFKNRVTHTIVNGVLAYENGKFPNRSKGERLTFNR